TGGGCTGCTCAGCGAGTGCCAATCGTTCTTCTTGGGAGAAGAGGTCTTTGAGTCTATACACGGTTTTTTCGGGATTTGCAAGGGCAAGAACCCCACAGATATGCATCTTCTGTGCTCTACACTGCCTCACCAGTTGGACCAAGGACGTGGTCTTTCCTTGGTCACGTTCAGCAGCATGGATTGTCAGTCTAGCTTGCACGGAGGAACCCTTGCAGCACATCAAATGCTTTCATGGAGTCCTCTCTCTTGATTACAAAGGTCAATTCATTCATGGTGGAGACAATCTCAATGACGTTGATCTGTTCCCAGGCCAGATGACGCACTGCTTCGTAGACAATACCAGGGGTTTGCAGGAAATCGCCGGTAAACACCAGGGAGAGAGCAACCAGGTCATTCATCTGGTTGAGAATCTCCTCACCTTCGGTCAACTCATCAACGAGGTAACGATATTTCTCGCTTACCGCCAGGGATACCTCGTGGCTTCCCAGCGTTATGTTGAGGAAATCACCCTTCTCTGTTGAGATATTACGGTACAGGACACCCAACTTACTGATGAAGTCATCCTTCCTGACCAGGTTCACATCGAAGATATTGGTTTTCATGACAATTCCATACTCGACATTGCCATGATCGGTCTTTGCACTCTCCCTCTTCAGCTCCTCGCCATAACGACGGAGGGCCATCACAATCGCACTGGCCTTGACTTCTTTGCCATATACCTTCTGTACATCATCCTGGATCGAGGAGGCATAGTTGCTGAATGAGAGAATCCCATTGATCAACATCTCATGGATAAAAGGGCTCTTATCAACTATCCTTTTTACGCAGCTACTCACTGATTCTGCCATACGATCCTCCAATATGTTATTATTATCACAGAATCGTTTTAATTACAACAAACAGAGCATAAATTAGTAGATTTTTATACAGACTCAGAAAACGTAAGATTTTACTAAAGAAACTACATATAGTGTACTCTTTTTCATATTAATTGAAATTGCTTAACCTCAAACCACTATTTCATTGAAAATTTGCACTATTGGTGATACATTATAGAGAGAAAGGAGTACACCGATGAGATGCCCACATTGTTCAGCAATGGACGACAAGGTCCTTGAATCCAGACAAAATTCCAGTGGTTCTTCAATCAGAAGAAGACGGGAGTGCAATATCTGTGGTTACCGATTCACCAGTTATGAACGTATCGAAGACAAGCCCCTGATGGTGATTAAACGCGACGGGAGAAGAGAGCCCTTCGACTTGAACAAGATCGGTCGAGGAGTACGCTCCTGTACCGAGAAACTGAAGATCAGCGAGAATGAGATTGACCAGCTGCTGCAGAACATCGAGGATGCCATCATGCTCAAGGTGGGAAGCAAGCGGGAGATTGCATCCAGCGATATTGGAGATGAAACGCTCAAGCAGCTCAGAGAAGTTGACCTGGTCGCCTATGTCCGGTTTGCTGCTGTCTACAAGGCATTCAATGACCTGGGACAGTTCATCGCAGAAATCCAAAAGCTGGGCAAGGAACTTGCCTAGCGGGCGTCAAACCATTTCCCCGTCAAGGAGTGTTCAATACTGTCATTGAGATGTTCAGGCTTGAGAATCTCATTGGCACAATCGAGGCAGAAATTGTCACTCATGCCAGCCACATAGTCATAGATGAGGCGGCCAATATTCCCATCTCTCTCTTCGTATGCTTCATGCATATCCATCAAATGATGGTAGAAGCCCATTGCGAGCATGTTCTTTTCCTGCACGTACAACTCCTCTCGATAGCCATAGGTTCCCAGCAGGAAGTTGAGGTAATCGAGAATAAGCGTCAACAAGCGGTTGAAGTACCGCTCATACCCCTCCAGCATGGGGCTCTTGTAGATGGATTGGTAGTTGAATTTGATCATCTCCTGCACAGCGGGAAAAACTTCATCACTGAAACTGATTCCCACCGTTTCATTGGAGTGCTCAATGACGTCACTTACCAAGGTGTCAATAATATCAGCATTGCGTTTCCCAAGTATGCGGGAGACCTTCTGTGGAAGCTGTTCCTCATTGATGATCCCAAGCCTGCAGGCATCTTCGAAATCCCTGCCAAGATAGGCAATGGTGTCACTGAAACGTACCACTGCTCCCTCATAGGTGGCCGGTATCAAACCTTTTCTACTGGTAATCTGCTCCAGGTCCCTCACCGTAAAGGTCGGCATGATGGACTGTACCAGCTGCTCACCGTTATGGCAGGCAATGCCATCCCTGACTGCATAGGTCAGATTAAGCCCCTTCCCGTGTGAGGTAAGAAAATCGACGACCCTCAGGCTGTTGACCTCATGTTCGAACGGAAGAAACCCTGCTTCCTGCATTTTTGCAGAGAGAATCTTCTCCCCAGTATGACCGAACGGGGTATGACCCAAATCATGCCCCATTCCGATTGCCCAGGCAATCTCACTATCCAGGCCAAGCCCCTTGCAGATTGTTGAGGCGATCGAGGAGACGTGCAGGCAATGTTCCATTCTCGTACAGATATGGTCATTGCTGGGAGCAAAGAATACCTGGGTCTTGTGCTTGAGCCTACGGAATGGTGAAGAGTGGATGATGGCTGTCGTATCACGATAGTACGGGCCTCGTACATCCTCAGTCTTCTCTCGTTTTCGTTTTTTCAACAGTGTACTGGAGATTTGATTTTGTAATTCCATAGTTATTCCCCAAAGAGTTGCCCTATGGTATCATAGGAAAAGACCCTTTGGATAGCGGAGGAACCATGATTGAAATCTATGCACTACCTTTGGTTTGCCTGCTCTTGAACTTCCTTGCATTCGCAGCCTGTCTGCGTTTTCTCTTCTCACGGCAGGGACTCTATTGGATTGTGCCACTCTTTCTCACCTTTTTCATTCTCTGGCCCAATGCACTCAATCTCTATCGAGTTGCAAGCAATGCTACGCAGGTGAGCCTTCCCTACTCCTATCTCGATCTGCAACCGCTCTTGCTCTCACTGTTCTGGTATGCAATGATTGTCACCTTCCACTTCGCCCTGAAGAAAACCATCAGGGTGAACCACTATGAAGAACAGGTAAGAAAGAATCTCCATGAAGCACGCTACCAGATGGCTGTGGAGATGATGATCCAGGGCAGAAAGGAAAAACGCAGGAGACAATACTACACAAAGGCTCCTGCCTCAGCTCCCGTACTGGATGCGTACAGTTCCACCTGGACTGACCTGTTTGACCAGAGATGAACATGAAACACCTTTACTTCTGCGGAATCAAACACAGCGGCAAATCCACGCTGGGGAAGCTTGCCGCCCAAGCATTGGGATACTCCTGGGTCGATCTTGATGACTTGGTTCTCCAGGGTATTGCTCCATACCGTTCCATCCGTGAATTCTATCAGGAAGCGGGCAAAAAGGCCTTCATGGAAGAGGAAGTGAGGGCACTCAAGGCATTTCTCAACACAAGAGAAACCCCTTACATCATCAGCCTTGGGGGAGGAGCCTCTGACAACCAGGCCTTGATCGATGTGATCAAGCATTCAGGAAAGCTCGTCTACCTGGAAGTGAAGGAACCGGTCCTCCTGCAGCGAATCCTGAAGGGAGGGGTTCCTCCCTTTCTCGATCCTTCAGATCCTGAGTCTTCCTTCGCTTCGCTGTATGAGAGCAGACATGCACGCTATAGCAACATTTGTGACATCATGGTACGATTACCAAATTACCCGGACGTCCGCGATACGGCGCGGTTCCTTGTTGAAACACTGAAAATCGAGGTTTGATATGGGGCACAACAGTTTTGGCACAGCATATACCGTCACCACATTTGGTGAGTCACATGGACCTGCTTTGGGAGTTATCATCGATGGGGTCGAACCCGGCTTCAGGATTGATGAGGAGGCCATCCAAAGAGAGATGGACCGCCGTAGGCCGGGAGCAAACCCAACAGGTACCGAGCGAAATGAAATTGACAAGCTGACCATTCTCAGTGGTCTCTATGAGGGGATCACAACCGGCACCCCGATTGCCATGATTCTCTACAGCACCAACCAGCGATCAGCCGATTACTCCCATCTGGAACAGGTATTCCGGCCCGGTCACGCAGACTGGACATTCTTCCAGAAGTACGGGATCAGGGATATCCGCGGCGGCGGACGCTCAAGTGGGAGAGAGACCAGCGCGAGGGTTGCAGCCGGGGCTTTGGCCAAGCAGCTCCTCGGCAAGCGAGGCATCACAATCAAGGCAGGCACCGTGCAGGTGGGAGATGTCGTTGCCCACAAGAGAGATTGGGATGAAACGGATAATCCCCTCTCCTGCCCGGATAAAGACGCTGCACAATCAATGGTATCTCTCATTGAACAGGTAAGAAGTGAGAAAGATAGCATTGGTGGAGTTATAGAGTGCCGGGTAGAAGGAGTGAGACCAGGGCTCGGTGAGCCGGTATTCGGAAAACTTGAAGCATTGCTCAGCCATGCCGTGATGAGCATTGGAGCTGTCAAAGGGATCCAGTTCGGCGATGGATTTGCCTGTGCATCCATGCGTGGCAGCCAGTTCAATGACCAGAGGACCAGTGATGGATTCCTTTCCAACCATGCAGGGGGTATCCTTGGCGGTATCTCCTCAGGGCAGGAGATCATCCTGCAGGCAGCAATCAAGCCAACTGCATCCATTGGGAAATCCCAGCTGACCGTCACCAAGAATAACGAGACCACCAACTTGGAAATTGAAGGGCGTCATGACCCTTGCATCTGCAGCCGCGCTGTGGTGGTCATCGAATCAATGGTCGCAATCACCCTGCTTGACCTTTATTACACTGCATTTGGGAAGGCATGATGAGAGATACCCCACTTATTGTACAGAGTGACAAAACCCTGCTTCTGGATGTTCACCATGAACAAAGTGAGGCATGTCGCAACGACCTTGTCCGTTTCTGCGAGCTGATCAAGAGCCCTGAGCATATGCACACCTATGCCTTGAGCGCAATCAGTCTCTGGAATGCCTCAAGCTGCGGGGTGGATGCATCCTTCATTCTCTCACGCCTTGATTTCTGGTCAAAGTTTCCAGTACCGGAATCGGTGCGTTTTTATATTGAGGATATGGGGACGCGTTGGGGAAAAGTCATTCTCTCAGGCAGTGAAGATCCTCGCTACTATGAGCTATGGGTTGAAAATAAACGCATCAGGACGGAATTGCTCAGCAGACAGGCCATTGCAAAACTGTTGGTGGTAAAGGATGAATCACGATTTCTCCTTGAAGCGTACAATCGCGGAGAGATCAAGCTCCAACTGATCAAGATCGGGTATCCTGTTGATGACAGGATCCCTTTGAAACATGGTCCCAAGCTGCCCTTCACGCTCAGGGAAACCACCCTCGGAGGAAAATCCTTTTCGGTACGCCCCTACCAGAGACAGGCAGCCGATGCCTTGCTAGGAGATCTTGGTCCGGGGAGCGGGTTCGGAACCATAGTCCTTCCCTGCGGTTCAGGGAAGACAGTGGTGGGAATGCATATCATGGAACGACTTACCACCAAGACGTTGGTGGTCACAACCAATGTGGCCGCAGTCCACCAGTGGATCAGTGAAATATTGGACAAGACCACCTTAACAAAGGACCAGGTCGGGGAATACACTGGAGAAAGGAAGGAAAGCAAGGATGTCATCGTTTGCACCTACCAGGTACTGACCTACCGCCCAGACAAGGAAGGTCCTTTCCCTCATCTTGAATTGCTTACCAAGGGGAACTGGGGTCTGATCATTTATGATGAGGTACATATGCTTCCTGCCCCGGTGTTCAAGGTCACCGCAGAGTTGCAGGCTGTCTACCGCGTAGGTCTTACCGCAACCCTGGTAAGGGAAGATGGTCGTGAGGATGAAGTCTTCAGTCTTGTTGGACCCAAGCGTTTTGATGTCCCCTGGAACGAGTTGCAGCAGCAGGGATTTATCGCTGAAGCGTATTGCCATGAAGTAAGGATTGACCTTCCCCAGGAGGATGAGATTCCCTATGCCATAGGGACAAAACGGGAAAAATACCGTATCGCCAGCGAGAACAAGCGCAAGCTGGAAGTGGTACAGGCTTTGGTTGACCGACATCCCGACGATTTCATTCTCATCATCGGCCAGTATCTCGACCAACTCAAGGGCATCGCCAACCATTTCGGACTGCCGATCATTACCGGAAGTACCCCAAACATAAAACGGGAAGAGTTGTATAGGGATTTCAGGGAAGGAAAGCAACGTATCCTGGTTGTCAGCAAGGTAGCAAACTTTGCAATCGACCTTCCTGATGCATCGGTTGCCATCCAGGTCAGCGGAACCTTCGGGTCGAGAAGTGAGGAAGCACAGAGACTGGGAAGAATTCTCAGGCCAAAGAACCGCTCCTCCTTTTTCTATTCTGTGGTAACACGGTACTCGAGTGAGGAAGAGTTTGCCGCCAATCGTCAGAAATTCCTTGCCGAGCAAGGCTATTCCTATGAGATAGAGGTATGGGACACGTGAGTGAAAGAGCACAAGAAGCGTTCAAGACATTACTAAGTCGTTATAGCGAAGACACCTATTTTTACTTGGCACGTAATTACATGGGAAAGCTCCAGTCGCCTTTCCATAAACCACAGCTGACAGCAAGACTTTGTCAGTTGTTCAGCCAGGAATCAACGGTACAGAAGACCCTCTCAATGCTGGACTCATTCGATCAGGTAATCCTAAGCTTGGTCGCCACGTTTGGCCCGCTCACGGTGGAGCAGGTCACCTCTCTGCTCAAAGGTTCATTCAGCTATGGGAATCTCCTGAGGCGGGTAGGAAATTTGCAGGAACGCCTGATACTGCTCAGCGATGCAGGGAGAATGGTTTTCAACCCGCTGCTGGAAGAGCAATTACTGCAGTACTGCTCGCTCATTCCCCTGTTTGGAGAAACGGAGCAACCATGTGTGGATAAGCCATACTGCTCCACTGAATTTCTCCGTGGATTCTTCTCGTTGGTGGCCAAGGAAGGGAAATGTCTTTTCAATGAGGGGATTTGTCAGCATTTTCCCACCTATGAACGCGACCGGCTCAAGGAAATGTATGAAGCGCTGGGCGAGTATCTCACAGAGATGGGTGTGATACGGAGAGATGCAAGGCGTTGTACCCTCGATTGGCAGAAAACAGAGGCACTGCTCTCTCTTTCAGATTACCAGCTGCTCTCTCTCCTGCTTTCCAGGAATCTTGAAGGCACAGCCCCCTTGGAATTTGTCAGTGCTCTTCTCTCGACCCTGCAGACACTTGGAGGTTGTGACACCACCGCACTCAAGCTCCTGATCAAGGGCCTATGCATCCGCTACCAGGTTACCTACACGGCATCCCTGCTGAATGAACTCTCCACCTGGGGAGTATTGACCCTGGACGAGAACTGGCAAGTCTCCGCCATCAGCTGTGAGAGCCAGCGAACAGGGCTGCTCATTGACAGTGACCAGACCATCAGCTATCAGGGGAACTCACCTGCAGGGGATATTCTCTATAGGTTTGCTTACTTTGAGGTGCTGGACCATCAAAGAAAGTATCATATTTCCAAGGAGAGTGTGCTGGGAGCATTTGATTCCTCATTGGATTACCCTCAGATCAAGGAGTATCTTCAGGCAAACAGCACAAGGGGGATGAACACCTCCCTCTCCAAGCAACTTGAAATGCTCAGTGAACGCTACCAGAACGTGACCATCTACGATGGACTGGTTCTCTCCTGTGATGAACGTACTGCAAATCTTGTGTATAATCTTCCTTCTCTTTCCGAACACCGCCTCGCTACACTCTCTCCTACCATTTTCATTATGCGCAGGGACAGTGAGGATACCTGGAGGCAGGTGTTGAAGAATGCCGGACAGTTGGTCGGTGCCACGAAAAGCTTCGACAGAATCGAAATCCTGGAAAAGAAAGAGCATCCAGTATTAAGGGAAAGAATTGGAAGCGCTGCAACACTAAGACAGATTGCCACACTTGCATGCCATCCGAAGAAACAGGTGGAAAAAGCTCCCCTGGATGAATCGTTACGGCAAGCCATTGCCAAGGCAGATCTTTCAAAGGCTGAACGTGAAGACCTGGAACATCGTTTCCAGAGCAGGATCATACTCCTTCCATCCCAGATAGTACCCCAGGTGCTCAACCCAATCCTTGAGGCTGGAGGATTCGACTACCAGGGCAAGGTGAGTCTCTGCAAGCAGGCAGCAGGAAAGAAGGACATCCTCCTGGAACTGCAACTCCCTGACCAGGAACTGATCGTCCAGGCACTGGAACTCGCCTTCACCCCCCAGAAAGAGGCACTGCTCAAGGCAGCGGTTATGCCTTCAATGGAGGTAAAGATCCTGCCGGTGAGCAAGCTATTCCTGATTCGTCTTGTCAGATTTCATTTTGCCTGAGTCAGAGTGAAACCGTTACCCAGTGCGGGTAGTGGTAACCGGTAAAGGCTTCAAACTGTAGCTTTCCCTGCTCCATCAACATCTGCTTTCCACCAATGATGGTACAACCTGCTCTCTTGGCCCGCTTGAGAAAGGCTGTCTCCTCTGGCTTATAGACCAATTCATACACGATTTCATTGCCAGAAAAATGCAGGGATGGACAAGGCTCCTGGCCTTCCAGATCCCCCATTCCTACATTGGTTGTCTGTACCACCAAATCCACCGTTTCACTGTAGAGGTGTGCATTATCCAGGGTATCGTAGGCACTCATCGTCTCATTCGCCAAGGTCCTGGCATGTTCGATGCTCCTGTTGAGGATGGTGACCTTTACGCCATGGTTGTGCAGTGCCCATACTACCGCCCTACTCGCACCGCCGGCGCCGATTACCAAAGCATTCCTGATTTCCCCTTGTGCAATCAGGTCATCGATCGGGGCAAGGAATCCGTAGTAATCAGTATTGATCCCTTTCCACATGTTCTGGATCCTGACCACTGTATTGCATGAACCGATTTGTTTCACTTCACGGGTGATGCGTCCCAAGTAAGGTTGCACGCTTCGTTTATGGGGAACGGTTACCGAGAATCCATGGATTTGCAGCATCTCGGCCAGCTTGAAGAATGCCCTGACCGAATCCACAAGGAACGGAACATATACTGCATTATAGCGAATTGCCTCAAATCCAGGATTATGGATTATGGGAGAGGAGGTATGGCTGACCGGATTGCCGATGATCCCATAGATATGGGTCTTGGCATCAAGCTTGTCAGAGCGGTATAGCTCACTCATGCTTTGGGCACTGAGGTGACCGGGAGCTGCTTGGCTGTCCGAACAGAAGCTCAGCAAGGAACCGCACTTCTTGTAGAGGATACGAGTACAGACTCCGTAGGGACCCATACCGATCACAATTTTTTCTGTGAGGTTGGAAAGTTCCTGCTGGACCCTGAAAAGGGTAATGACATCCATCATGTTTCCTGGGGTGACAGCCACCTTGGGTATATCCCCCTTGGCTGCCAACTTATGGATTCTCCCAAAGAGATCTGCAGGTACGCACTCAAAATTATGGTAGCTCCTGACAATCCGTATGCCACGGGTTCGGAGCATATTCTCCAGATCCACCTTTTGCTCAAAGAGAGGATCCTTAAACTTCAGGTCACTCTTCTTGACATCGTCCTCAATATCTACATAGGTAAAATCACCTTTTGCTGCCTCATAGAGAAGCTGCAACCGCTGTTTCTCAGGTAAGCTGCACATTCCACCATCAATTTTTCGGCGCATGGTCAACATTACCGGGAGGTCCACGGTGGAAGGAAACGAGGAAGCTATCTTCTGTTCATCGGGAAGCAGATGGTCGAGCCGCAGTTCTGCGAGTGCAATCCACTGCCGGTTGCGTTCCACCAAGGCCCGGTTCTCCTCCAAGGTCGAGCCGGTAAGAGTTAGGCAAAGCACTGTAAACCTCCTGGATTCTGGTGGATTGTCACCGAACACACGCATGTGTTAAGGTAATCATACCGTCAAACACCGGGCTTTTCAACACCCGTTTCAGTATAAGGAGAGAGAGTGTGGCAACCTTACAAGTCCAACGTGTGCACCTTGCTTTTGGGGACAGGGATATCCTGAAGGATGTCTCCTTTACCCTGAATGAACAGAGCCGGAGCGCACTTGCAGGAGGAAACGGCAGCGGTAAATCCACGTTGCTGAAGGTAATCAGCGCTCAGATGAGTGCCGATGACCTACAGGTTTCCACCTCCAAGAACCTGAGAATCTCCTACCTTCCCCAAAGTGATATCGTATTCAATGCAGGCACCGTCTACCAGGAAGTGGAGAAAGCGTTCTCCCGGTTCCAGGAACTGAGCAGGGAACAACACGTAATTGAAACCCAGCTTGCTGGCAGCGATCCCACTGATTCCACCGAACCACTTCTGCACCGCCTGGCAGAGATACAGGAATACCTGCTCGCACAGGGATATTTTTCTCGCAAGCAGACCATTGAACAGGTTCTCCTCGGTCTTGGATTCACCATGGCTGACATGAATCGCCTTTGCAGCGAGTTCTCTGGTGGATGGCAGATGCGTATCGCACTGGCAAAAATCCTGGTAGAGAATCCAGATATCATGTTGCTCGATGAACCGACGAACTACCTCGATATCGAGGCCATCTATTGGCTGAAGAACTATCTGAAAGTCTACGAGGGTGGATTGATGATCGTAAGCCATGACCAAGGTTTTCTTGATGAGACAGTCAGGGAAGTCTATGAGCTGTTTGGGGGAACACTTAAACGCTATAGCGGAAACTACAGTGATTACATCAAGCAACGTGAGCTGGAGATAAAACAACTGGAAGCTGCGTATAAACTTCAGCAGGATCAACTGCAGAAGACTGAGCAATTCATTGAAAAGTTCCGTTACAAGGCAACCAAAAGCAAACAGGTACAAAGCCGGATAAAGATGCTGGAAAAACTGGAGTTGGTGGAAGTCCCCTCCCATTTGAAGCAGCTCTCCTTTTCCTTCCCCCCTGCCCCGCACAGTGGTAATGATGTCATCATCATTGACCAATTAAGCAAACGCTATGGGCAGCAGGTCATCTTTGAGGATTTCTCGTTTCTTGCCAGCAAGGGGGAACGAATTGCGGTTACCGGAAAGAATGGCGCCGGTAAGTCGACACTCTTAAGGATGCTCAGCGGACAGGATAGTGAATATGAGGGTACC
The sequence above is drawn from the uncultured Sphaerochaeta sp. genome and encodes:
- the nrdR gene encoding transcriptional regulator NrdR; this translates as MRCPHCSAMDDKVLESRQNSSGSSIRRRRECNICGYRFTSYERIEDKPLMVIKRDGRREPFDLNKIGRGVRSCTEKLKISENEIDQLLQNIEDAIMLKVGSKREIASSDIGDETLKQLREVDLVAYVRFAAVYKAFNDLGQFIAEIQKLGKELA
- a CDS encoding HD domain-containing protein, encoding MELQNQISSTLLKKRKREKTEDVRGPYYRDTTAIIHSSPFRRLKHKTQVFFAPSNDHICTRMEHCLHVSSIASTICKGLGLDSEIAWAIGMGHDLGHTPFGHTGEKILSAKMQEAGFLPFEHEVNSLRVVDFLTSHGKGLNLTYAVRDGIACHNGEQLVQSIMPTFTVRDLEQITSRKGLIPATYEGAVVRFSDTIAYLGRDFEDACRLGIINEEQLPQKVSRILGKRNADIIDTLVSDVIEHSNETVGISFSDEVFPAVQEMIKFNYQSIYKSPMLEGYERYFNRLLTLILDYLNFLLGTYGYREELYVQEKNMLAMGFYHHLMDMHEAYEERDGNIGRLIYDYVAGMSDNFCLDCANEILKPEHLNDSIEHSLTGKWFDAR
- a CDS encoding shikimate kinase; the encoded protein is MKHLYFCGIKHSGKSTLGKLAAQALGYSWVDLDDLVLQGIAPYRSIREFYQEAGKKAFMEEEVRALKAFLNTRETPYIISLGGGASDNQALIDVIKHSGKLVYLEVKEPVLLQRILKGGVPPFLDPSDPESSFASLYESRHARYSNICDIMVRLPNYPDVRDTARFLVETLKIEV
- the aroC gene encoding chorismate synthase — protein: MGHNSFGTAYTVTTFGESHGPALGVIIDGVEPGFRIDEEAIQREMDRRRPGANPTGTERNEIDKLTILSGLYEGITTGTPIAMILYSTNQRSADYSHLEQVFRPGHADWTFFQKYGIRDIRGGGRSSGRETSARVAAGALAKQLLGKRGITIKAGTVQVGDVVAHKRDWDETDNPLSCPDKDAAQSMVSLIEQVRSEKDSIGGVIECRVEGVRPGLGEPVFGKLEALLSHAVMSIGAVKGIQFGDGFACASMRGSQFNDQRTSDGFLSNHAGGILGGISSGQEIILQAAIKPTASIGKSQLTVTKNNETTNLEIEGRHDPCICSRAVVVIESMVAITLLDLYYTAFGKA
- a CDS encoding DNA repair helicase XPB translates to MRDTPLIVQSDKTLLLDVHHEQSEACRNDLVRFCELIKSPEHMHTYALSAISLWNASSCGVDASFILSRLDFWSKFPVPESVRFYIEDMGTRWGKVILSGSEDPRYYELWVENKRIRTELLSRQAIAKLLVVKDESRFLLEAYNRGEIKLQLIKIGYPVDDRIPLKHGPKLPFTLRETTLGGKSFSVRPYQRQAADALLGDLGPGSGFGTIVLPCGSGKTVVGMHIMERLTTKTLVVTTNVAAVHQWISEILDKTTLTKDQVGEYTGERKESKDVIVCTYQVLTYRPDKEGPFPHLELLTKGNWGLIIYDEVHMLPAPVFKVTAELQAVYRVGLTATLVREDGREDEVFSLVGPKRFDVPWNELQQQGFIAEAYCHEVRIDLPQEDEIPYAIGTKREKYRIASENKRKLEVVQALVDRHPDDFILIIGQYLDQLKGIANHFGLPIITGSTPNIKREELYRDFREGKQRILVVSKVANFAIDLPDASVAIQVSGTFGSRSEEAQRLGRILRPKNRSSFFYSVVTRYSSEEEFAANRQKFLAEQGYSYEIEVWDT
- the aroE gene encoding shikimate dehydrogenase — protein: MLCLTLTGSTLEENRALVERNRQWIALAELRLDHLLPDEQKIASSFPSTVDLPVMLTMRRKIDGGMCSLPEKQRLQLLYEAAKGDFTYVDIEDDVKKSDLKFKDPLFEQKVDLENMLRTRGIRIVRSYHNFECVPADLFGRIHKLAAKGDIPKVAVTPGNMMDVITLFRVQQELSNLTEKIVIGMGPYGVCTRILYKKCGSLLSFCSDSQAAPGHLSAQSMSELYRSDKLDAKTHIYGIIGNPVSHTSSPIIHNPGFEAIRYNAVYVPFLVDSVRAFFKLAEMLQIHGFSVTVPHKRSVQPYLGRITREVKQIGSCNTVVRIQNMWKGINTDYYGFLAPIDDLIAQGEIRNALVIGAGGASRAVVWALHNHGVKVTILNRSIEHARTLANETMSAYDTLDNAHLYSETVDLVVQTTNVGMGDLEGQEPCPSLHFSGNEIVYELVYKPEETAFLKRAKRAGCTIIGGKQMLMEQGKLQFEAFTGYHYPHWVTVSL
- a CDS encoding ABC-F family ATP-binding cassette domain-containing protein: MATLQVQRVHLAFGDRDILKDVSFTLNEQSRSALAGGNGSGKSTLLKVISAQMSADDLQVSTSKNLRISYLPQSDIVFNAGTVYQEVEKAFSRFQELSREQHVIETQLAGSDPTDSTEPLLHRLAEIQEYLLAQGYFSRKQTIEQVLLGLGFTMADMNRLCSEFSGGWQMRIALAKILVENPDIMLLDEPTNYLDIEAIYWLKNYLKVYEGGLMIVSHDQGFLDETVREVYELFGGTLKRYSGNYSDYIKQRELEIKQLEAAYKLQQDQLQKTEQFIEKFRYKATKSKQVQSRIKMLEKLELVEVPSHLKQLSFSFPPAPHSGNDVIIIDQLSKRYGQQVIFEDFSFLASKGERIAVTGKNGAGKSTLLRMLSGQDSEYEGTIRLGSGVSIGYFAQDTEKTLNPKNTVLDEVSSVAATNDLPKLRTYLGSFLFSGDDVFKSVSVLSGGERSRLALLKILLHPVNLLILDEPTNHLDINAKEMLLKALRQYDGTMIFVSHDAYFIEHIASKILYLTNDNPPELFEGDYSYFSYKLEQKEKVEKQSSPTTQSESKQARSYKEANRMRNRLGTLQRQSEKLLENHEKLEASIALVEAEMAKEENYSNAEIITSLVKKKDTLSEQLHAEEHAWLELSEEIEELEAEIG